CCATTACCTCAACCTGGTTACCACAATCAGCAAGCGCAGTCCGCATGTGATCCGTCATACTTTTGCCACGCACATGCTGAATAACGGTGCCGACCTCAATGCCATCAAAGAAATCCTGGGTCATGCCAACCTTGCGGCAACCCAGGTCTATACCCATAATACGATTGAAAAGCTTAAATCAATATATAAACAGGCCCATCCCAGGGCTTAACCTAAATATGGAGGATTTACTTATGAGATTAAACATCAATGCTGTTCATTTCAAGGCTGACAAGAAACTTATCGCCTTTATCAAGGAGAAGATGGAAAAGATCACCCAGGTATTCGAAGGGGTAATCGACACAGAGGTATCGCTTAAAGTCGAAAATTCGGATATGCGGGAGAATAAGATTACGGAGATCCTGGTAACTATACCAGGGAATAATTTCTATGTTAAAAAACAAAGTGCAACATTCGAAGAGTCTGCAGATGAAGCTGTTGAAGCGCTGAGACGGCAGTTAAAGAAATATAAGGAAAAGGTAAGGGGTAATCACTAAATATATTTATCATGATTTAGAAACTTTCTTTTGTTAATTCAACAATAATGTCTATTTTTGCAGACCTTTTTCGAAAGGTCTGCTTTTTTATGTTCTTTGCATAATGCCGATGTAGCTCAGCTGGCCAGAGCAGCTGATTTGTAATCAGCCGGTCGGCGGTTCGAATCCGTCCATCGGCTCAAATTGAGAACAAATCAGAGCACTTTAATGGGGAGATTCCAGAGCGGTCAAATGGGGCAGACTGTAAATCTGTTGGCTACGCCTTCGGAGGTTCGAATCCTCCTCTCCCCACCACCTCGCGGAAGTAGCTCATTTGGTAGAGCGACAGCCTTCCAAGCTGTAGGTAGCGGGTTCGAGACCCGTCTTCCGCTCCCAGGCCTTTGTAGCTCAGGGGTAGAGCACTTCCTTGGTAAGGAAGGGGTCATGAGTTCAATTCTCATCAAAGGCTCTTAAATAATTTATAGTAAATAAATAACTTTTTAATTTTTAAATATTATTCGATATGGCTAAAGAAACCTTTCAACGTACTAAACCGCACGTGAATATCGGCACGATTGGTCACGTTGACCATGGAAAGACCACCCTTACTGCAGCCATCACCCTGAACTTGCAGGATAAAGGTCTTGCCACTTTTAAATCGTTCGATGAAATTGATAATGCCCCTGAAGAAAAAGCCAGAGGTATAACGATCAACACGGCTCACATAGAATACGAAACTGTTAACCGTCATTACGCTCACGTTGACTGTCCGGGCCACGCCGACTATGTTAAGAACATGGTTACCGGTGCTGCCCAGATGGATGGCGCTATCCTTGTGGTGGCTGCTACTGATGGTCCAATGCCCCAGACGCGTGAGCATATTCTTCTCGCACGCCAGGTAGGTGTTCCCAAGATCGTTGTATTCATGAGCAAGGTGGATATGGTTGATGACGAAGAACTTATCGACCTGGTAGATATGGAAATCCGTGAACTTCTCACCTTCTACGGGTTTGATGGCGATAATACGCCTGTGATCCGCGGATCAGCCCTGGGTGCTTTGAATAAAGAGCCTAAATGGATTGAAAAGATCTGGGAACTGATGGAAGCATGTGACACATGGATCCCGCTGCCAAAGCGTGATATTGACAAGCCTTTCCTGATGCCTGTTGAAGACGTGTTCTCCATCACGGGCCGCGGCACCGTCGCTACCGGAAGGATTGAACAAGGTGTTATTAAAGTCGGTGAAGCAGTAGAAATTATCGGTCTCGGCGCTGAAAAACTAAAATCAGTCGTTACCGGTGTCGAAATGTTCCGCAAAATCCTTGACCGCGGTGAAGCCGGTGACAATGCCGGTCTGCTGCTCAGAGGTATTGACAAGGATTCAGTTCGTCGTGGCCAGGTTATTGCTGCCCCGGGTTCCATTACTCCTCATACCCACTTTAAAGCTCAGGTGTATATCCTGAAAAAAGAAGAAGGTGGACGTCATACGCCGTTCCACGATAAATATCGTCCTCAGTTCTACTTCAGGACTACAGACGTTACAGGTGAGATCCAACTGCCGGAGGGTGTTGAAATGATCATGCCAGGCGATAACCTTGCCATCACCGTGAAACTGATTCACGAAGTGGCTATGGATAAAGGTTTACGCTTTGCCATCCGTGAAGGTGGAAGGACAGTTGGCGCAGGACAGGTAATTGAAATAATTGCATAATTGGTAGGTTAATTTCCCGGCCATGCGAATATTTGACCGGGATCGAACCTGCTTTGAGCTTACGGGTGTAGCTCAATTGGCAGAGTAGTGGTCTCCAAAACCATTGGTTGTAGGTTCGAGTCCTACCACCCGTGCAAAACGCATAAGTTAAATGGCAAATAAAATCCAGGCGTACCTTAAAGAAAGTTACGACGAACTTAAACACAAAACCTCCTGGCCTACATGGAGTGAGCTGCAAAGTAGTGCTATTGTGGTATCTGTTGCTTCCCTGATAATCGCTTTAGTCGTTTATTTGATGGATATCTCATTGAGAACATTATTGACCCAGTTTTATAAACTGTTTTAATAATGATAGTACTACTGAATTTTAATTTAACCTGAATAATTTAATTTTTTCATCCTAAGGGATAAGTATGGGCGAACAGGTCAAAAAGTGGTATGTAGTACGGGCAGTAAGCGGTAAGGAAAAAAAGGTGAAAGAGTATATCGAGAGCGAGATCAACCGCCTTGGATTACAGGATTTCCTTTCGCAGGTGCTCATCCCTACTGAAAAAGTTTACCAGGTAAGGAAAGGAAAGAAAATCAGCAAAGAAAGGAATTATTTTCCCGGATATGTGCTGATCGAAGCTGCCCTGGTGGGCGAATTAACGCACATCATCCGGAATATCCCTAATGTTCTGGGATTTCTGGGGACAGGCAATGAGCCGAGCCCAATGCGCGCCAGCGAAGTCAAACGTATCCTCGGAAAAGTGGATGAGTTGGCCGAGCAGAGCGAAGGCATCAATGTTCCTTTCATCGTGGGTGAAACCGTTAAGGTGGTCGATGGCCCTTTCAACAGTTTTTCCGGTGTGATCGAAGAGATCAACGAGGAAAAAAAGAAACTGAAGGTAATGGTCAAGATCTTCGGACGGAAAACCCCGCTGGAACTGACTTTCATGCAGGTGGAAAAAGAATGACACAGGTTATCCTTTAATTAATTAACATTTCAATCTTTTAATAGCATGGCAAAAGAAGTTGCTGGAATGATCAAACTGCAAATCAAAGGGGCAGCTGCTAACCCTTCTCCCCCGGTTGGTCCTGCACTTGGTTCAAAAGGCGTGAACATCATGGAGTTTTGTAAACAGTTCAACGCCCGTACCCAGGATCAGCCCGGGAAATTACTCCCGGTGATTATCACGGTGTACAGGGATAAGAGCTTTGATTTCGTGATCAAACACCCCCCTGTTGCAGTGCAGTTGATGGAAATGGCCAAAGTCACCAAAGGATCAGCCGAATCAAACCGCACAAAGATTGGATCGGTAACCTGGGACCAGGTCAAGATAATTGCCGAAGATAAAATGGTGGACTTGAATTGTTTTACGATCGAATCAGCTATGACGATGGTTGCTGGCACTGCCAGAAGCATGGGCCTCACCATTAAAGGCGATTCACCGGTCTCTGAGCAATAAACGGGTATATCATTATTCGTGAATTTAACATTAACGAAGTAAAACAATGGCTAAACTAACCAAAAAACAAAAGGAATCCCTGACGAAGTTTGATAAGGCGAAATCCTACGGGCTAAATGAAGCAGTAGAGGTTGTGAAAGGGATTACTTATACAAGCTTTGATGCTTCCGTTGACCTCGATGTCCGGTTGGGCGTTGATCCTCGAAAGGCTAACCAGATGGTTCGCGGTATCGTTACCCTGCCCCATGGCACCGGTAAAACGGTTCGCGTTCTGGCTCTCGTTACGCCCGACAAGGAAGAGGAAGCCATAGCAGCTGGTGCTGATTTTGTCGGACTTGAGGATTACATTGATAAAATCAAGCAAGGTTGGACCGACATTGATGTCGTGATAACAATGCCTCAGGTAATGCCTAAAATAGGCCCCCTTGGAAAGATCCTCGGCCCCCGCGGTCTCATGCCTAATCCTAAAACAGGTACGGTAACAATCGACGTGGCCAAGGCAATCAAGGAAGTGAAAGCAGGTAAAATCGACTTTAAAGTCGATAAATATGGCATCATCCATGCCTCTATCGGAAAAGTGTCCTTCGAAAATGAACAACTCGTGGATAACGCGAGAGAATTACTGCAGACGATTCTTAAACTGAAACCGACTGCAGCCAAAGGAACCTATATGAAGAGCGTGTATATGTCAAGTACGATGAGCCCGGGAATTCAAATCGAGCCCAAATCCTTAACAACAGTGTAATAACCAAAATTAAGCAAGACAGAGTCATGACAAGAGAAGAAAAAGATCAAATGATCGACTCATTGGCGGAAACACTGAAGAGTAGTAATACAGTCTATCTCACAGATATTTCAAAACTGAATTCAAGCAACTCCACCAGGTTGCGCTCGCTTTGCTTTAAAAGAAATGTGACGCTACAGGTGGTGAAGAATACTTTGCTTAAGAAAGCTATGGAAAAGTCTGAAAAAAACTTTGAAGGTCTTTTCGGAATTTTACATGGTCCTACATCCTTGATGATATCTGATTCGGGCAATGTCCCGGCAAAACTAATCAAAGAGTTCAGAAAGACCTCTGACAAACCCATTCTGAAAGGTGCTTATGTGCAAGAGATGGTGTTTGTTGGTGATGATCAGCTGGATTTATTGATGGCGCTCAAATCGAAAAATGAACTGATCGCCGATGTCTTGGCATTACTTCAGTCACCCGTTAAAAATGTTATTTCCGGCCTGCAATCAGGCGGCCATAAGCTTTCAGGTATCCTGAAAACTTTATCGGAAAAGGAAGCATAACAAAACAGAATTATTTAAAATTAAAATTGTAAACGTTTAAAAAATAATAAAAAATGGCAGATTTAAAAGCTTTCGCAGAAAAGTTGGTAAACTTAACCGTAAAAGAAGTCAACGATTTAGCACAGATCCTCAAAGAAGAATATGGAATTGAACCGGCCGCAGCAGCCGCAGTGATTGCAGCACCGGGAGCAGCAACGGGCGGCGAAGCCGTTGTCGCTGAAGAAAAGACCACCTTCGATGTGATCCTGAAACATGCAGGACAAGCCAAGCTTGGCGTTGTTAAACTCGTGAAGGAATTGACCAGCCTTGGTCTCAAGGAATCCAAAGAACTTGTTGATGCAGCTCCCAAGGCCATCAAAGAAGGAGTCTCCAGGGATGAGGCTGAAGCACTGAAGAAACAGCTTGAAGAAGCTGGCGCAGAAGTTGAAGTTAAGTAGATCTGATGAACAGGCTAAAAATATTTAGCCGTTCTATTATCGGGCCTGGTTCCGCTTTTGGCGGATCAGGCTCGTCCCCTTTAACATCATCTATCAATTCTTAATGTGCTAAACCGCCCCAACTGGGCATAAAACATAAAACCTTGGCATCGAAAAAAGCTGTAAGATTCAATTTCGGATCTTCAAAAGTCAAAGCTAATTACCCTGATTTTCTCGAAATCCAGCTTCAATCCTTCAAGGATTTCATCCAGCTCGAAACGAATCCGGAAGACCGTGTAAATGAAGGACTCTACAAGGTTTTCAGCGAAAATTTCCCGATTACGGACGCCAGGAATAATTTCGTCCTTGAATTCCTCGATTATTTTGTGGACCCGCCACGTTATACTATTGAGGAATGCATGGAACGCGGGCTTACCTATTCCGTGCCGCTGAAAGCCAAACTTAAACTATATTGTACGGATCCTGAACATGAAGATTTTGAGACGATTATCCAGGATGTTTACCTTGGCATGATCCCCTACATGACTCCCAAAGGCACTTTTGTCATAAACGGGGCCGAACGTGTAGTGGTTTCCCAATTGCACCGGTCGCCGGGAGTTTTCTTCGGCACCAGCACTCATGCCAATGGAACCCAACTCTTCTCAGCCAGGATCATTCCTTTTAAAGGATCATGGATCGAGTTCACGACCGATATCAATAATGTCATGTACGCTTACATCGACAGGAAGAAAAAATTACCTGTCACGACATTACTTCGGGCTATCGGTTATGAGACCGATAAGGATATCCTGGAAATTTTCCACCTGGCCGAAGAGGTGAAAGTGAACAAGACTAACGTAAAGAAGGTCATCGGCCGGAAACTGGCTGCCCGCGTTGTCAGGGCATGGGTTGAAGATTTTGTGGATGAGGATACCGGTGAAGTCGTTTCCATCGAACGTACGGAAGTGTTGATAGAACGGGAAATCGTGATTGAGAAAGAGCATGCCGAATTGATCCTCGAATCAGGTGTTGATACTTTCCTTCTTCACAAGGAAGATGTGAATACGCTGGAATACGCGATCATCTTCAACACACTCCAGAAAGATACCGCTAATTCGGAAAAAGAAGCTGTGGAGTATATTTACCGCCAGCTTAGAAATGCTGAACCGCCTGATGAAGAAACGGCAAGGGGTATCATAGATAAATTGTTTTTCTCCGAAAAAAGATATGACCTGGGTGATGTCGGACGTTACAGGATCAACACTAAGCTTGGACTTGATGTTGATCATGCTATCAAAGTCCTTACAAAAGAAGATATTATTTCGATCATTAAGTACCTGGTCGAACTTTCCAATTCCAAAACTGAGGTTGATGATATCGACCACCTTAGCAACCGTAGGGTGAGGACCGTTGGCGAGCAGCTTTCAGCCCAGTTTGGTGTGGGCCTTGCCCGTATGGCCAGAACTATCCGGGAAAGGATGAACGTCAGGGATAATGAAGTGTTCACTCCCATGGACCTCATCAATGCCAAGACTTTATCATCAGTCATTAACTCATTCTTCGGAACTAACCAGCTGTCGCAGTTCATGGATCAGACAAATCCATTATCTGAGCTGACCCACAAACGCAGGATATCTGCCCTTGGCCCGGGTGGTCTTTCAAGAGAAAGAGCCGGTTTCGAGGTCAGGGACGTTCATTATACACATTACGGCCGTCTTTGCACGATCGAAACCCCGGAAGGGCCGAATATCGGGCTTATCTCATCGCTCTGCGTTTTTGCTAAAGTCAACAACCTGGGATTTATCGAAACCCCCTATAAAAGGGTTGAAAATGGCCAGGTTATGCTGAATGAGCCTCCGATCTTCCTGAGCGCTGAAGAAGAAGAAAAGAAGATCATCGCACAGGCCAGTGCACCATTGCAAGATGATGGCACATTCCTGAAGGAAAAGGTCAAAGTCCGTTATCAGGCCGATTACCCGATCATTGCACGGCATGAGGTCGACCTTATGGATACCGCCCCAAACCAAATCGCTTCGATCGCTGCATCACTCATTCCCTTCCTCGAACATGACGATGCCAACAGGGCATTGATGGGATCAAACATGATGCGCCAGGCCGTCCCGTTGCTGGAACCTGAAGTACCGCTGGTCGGCACGGGCATTGAAGCCGATGTGGTCCGCGATTCCCGCGTTCTGATCAACGCTGAAGGCGATGGTTATGTAGAATATGTCGATGCCAAGGAAATTGTTATCCGGTATACCCGCGATGAAATGGAAAAGCTCGTTAGTTTTGAAGACGATATCAAACGTTATGAGCTGATAAAGTTCCTGCGTACCAATCAGAATACCTGCGTTAACCTGCGGCCGATCGTCCGCAAAGGCGATAAGGTATTAAAAGGACAAGTGCTTTGTGAAGGTTATGCTACCAAGAATGGCGAACTGGCTCTCGGCCGGAACCTGATGGTGGCATTCATGCCCTGGAAAGGCTATAACTTTGAAGATGCCGTTGTTATAAACGAGAAGGTAGTCAAGGAAGATATCTTTACTTCGATCCATATCGAGGAATTCACACTTGAAGTCCGTGATACTAAAAGAGGTATAGAAGAGCTTACCAACGATATTCCCAACGTAAGTGCTGAAGCCACTAAGGATCTCGATGAAAATGGCCTTATCCGCATCGGTGCTGAAGTTAAGGAAGGTGATATCCTGATCGGGAAGATCACTCCAAAAGGAGAAAGTGACCCGACCCCTGAAGAGAAGTTGCTACGTGCCATCTTCGGTGATAAAGCCGGCGATGTAAAAAATGCCTCTTTGAAAGCGCCTCCGGCAATGAAAGGCGTGGTCATCGAAAATAAATTGTTTTCAAGGGTAATTAAAGACCGCAAGTCAAGGGCCAAGGAAAAAGATGTCCTGAAAGAACTTGATGACCAGATGCACAAAGAAACCAACGACTTGAAATCAAAGCTTGTTGATAAGCTGATGATCCTGGTCAGTGGTAAAACTTCCCAGGGTGTTTATAACAACTTCAAGGAAGAAGTGGTCCCCAAAAAGGCCAAATTTACCCAAAAAATGCTGATGGTGCTGGATTATGGCAGCATCAACCCGAATCGCTGGACCTCAGATAAAGAAAAGAATGATCTGATCAAGGTTTTGATCAACAACTACAATATTAAGCATAAAGAATTGCAAGGCAGGTTTAACAGGATGAAATTCCAGTCGACTGTCGGCGATGACCTTCCTAACGGGATTGTGCAAATGGCTAAAGTTTACGTTGCCCGCAAGCGGAAACTGCAGGTTGGCGACAAGATGTCGGGTCGGCACGGAAACAAGGGTATTGTAGCAAAGATTGTCCGGCAGGAAGACATGCCGTTCCTTGAAGATGGCACACCGGTCGATATCGTCCTTAACCCACTCGGTGTTCCCAGCCGTATGAACCTGGGACAAATCTATGAAACCGTTCTCGGCTGGGCCGGTCACAAGCTTGGTATGACCTATAGCACCCCGATTTTTGATGGTGCAAGCTATACGCAGATCAATGATTTGATGGAGAAAGCAGGTTTGCCTAAAGATGGAAAAGTATTTCTATATGACGGCGAAACAGGCGAAAGGTTCCATCAGCCAACTACTGTCGGGTTTATCTATATGCTGAAACTGCACCACATGGTGGAAGATAAAATCCACGCCCGTTCCATCGGACCTTACTCCCTGATTACGCAGCAACCGCTTGGTGGTAAAGCACAGTTTGGGGGACAGCGTTTCGGTGAAATGGAAGTCTGGGCACTTGAAGCATTTGGTGCTTCCAACATCCTTCAGGAAATACTTACCGTCAAATCGGACGATGTACAGGGAAGGGCAAAAGCTTATGAAACGATTGTTAAGGGCGAAAATATGCCTAAAGCGAGCATCCCTGAATCCTTCAACGTTTTGGTACACGAACTCAGAGGTCTTGGCCTCGAAGTGAGATTCGAATAATTTCAAGTAACAATTAAATCACTTATACATGGCCTTCAGAAGAGAATCCAATACTACAATTGATTTTAACAGCATAACTATCAGCTTAGCTTCTCCTGAATCCATCCTTGAGCGCTCTTACGGAGAAGTGCTGAAACCCGAAACCATCAATTACCGGACTTACAAACCTGAACGTGACGGACTTTTTTGTGAAAGGATCTTCGGACCGGTTAAGGACTATGAATGCCATTGCGGGAAATATAAACGCATTCGTTACAAAGGCATCATTTGCGATCGTTGCGGGGTGGAAGTTACGGAGAAAAAAGTCAGGAGGGAAAGGACTGGTCACATCCAGCTCGTTGTTCCTGTCGCACACATCTGGTTTTTTCGTTCGCTACCTAATAAAATCGGCGCCCTTCTGGGACTTCCTTCCAAAAAAATGGATTCGATCATCTATTATGAGAAATATGTCGTCATCAAACCGGGGATAAAAGAAAAAGACGGGTTGAAGGAGTTGGATTTCCTTTCAGAAGAAGAGTATTTTGATATTGTTGATAACCTGCCGGCAGATAACGCGCATCTTGACGATTCTGATCCAAATAAATTCATTGCAAAAATGGGTGCTGAAGCGCTTTTTGATCTTTTGGAGAGGCTGGACCTTGACAAAGTTTCTTATGACCTGCGCCATAAAGCCAATACTGAAACCTCTCAGCAGCGTAAACAGGAAGCTCTGAAACGGCTCCAGGTTTATGAAGCATTCCGCGATGCCCGTACCCGTTCTGAAAACCGCCCGGGTTGGATGATCATGAAAATCGTACCGGTGATACCCCCTGAGCTCCGCCCGCTGGTGCCCCTTGATGGTGGCAGATTTGCAACATCCGACCTCAATGACCTCTATCGCAGGGTGATCATCAGGAATAACCGCCTCAAGCGACTGATCGAGATCAAAGCGCCAGATGTCATCATGCGTAATGAGAAACGTATGCTCCAGGAAGCTGTCGACTCCCTGCTGGACAACTCCAGAAAGGTCAGTGCCGTCAAGACAGAATCAAACAGGCCGTTGAAATCACTCAGCGATAGCCTGAAAGGTAAGCAAGGCCGTTTTCGTCAGAATTTACTCGGTAAACGTGTCGATTATTCCGGCCGTTCAGTTATCGTGGTTGGCCCGGAGCTAAAACTTAATGAGTGCGGTCTTCCGAAAGACATGGCGGCTGAGTTATTCAAACCCTTTATCATCAGGAAACTCCTCGAAAGAGGCATAGTGAAGACGGTCAAATCAGCGAAGAAGATCGTCGACCGGAAAGATGCCGTTGTCTGGGATATCCTCGAAAACATTCTGAAAGGCCACCCGGTTCTCCTGAACCGTGCCCCTACCCTTCACAGGCTCGGTATCCAGGCCTTCCAGCCTAAACTTATTGAGGGTAAAGCCATCCAGTTGCACCCATTGGTATGTACCGCGTTTAACGCTGACTTCGACGGTGACCAGATGGCTGTCCACGTACCATTGGGCAATGCAGCCATTTTGGAAGCCCAGATCCTCATGCTTGCTTCACATAACATTCTGAACCCAGCCAATGGCGCTCCAATCACTGTTCCTTCACAGGACATGGTATTGGGTCTTTATTATATGACCAAAGGCAGAAAATCTACCCCGGAATATCCAGTCAAGGGCGAAGGGAAACGCTTCTATTCGCCTGAAGAAGTAATCATCGCGTTCAATGAGAACAAACTTGATCTTCATGCCAATATATTTGTGAAAGTCGAAGACCTGGTTGATGGCCAGCCCGTTAACCAGATCGTTGAAACAACTACAGGAAGGGTCCTCTTTAACCAGGTCGTTCCCGGGGAAATGGGATACATCAACCAATTGCTGACTAAAAAGGCTTTGCGTGATATTATCGGGGATATCCTGAAATCAACAGGTACGAAGAAAACTTCCGATTTCCTGGATAATATCAAAAACCTTGGATTCATTATGGCTTTCAAAGGAGGTCTGTCTTTTAACCTTGGAGATGTGATCATCCCGGAGGTCAAAGAATCTTTCATTGAAGAAGCCAACCAGGAAGTTGATGAGGTTCTCAGCAACTACAACATGGGTTTCATCACCAATAATGAACGTTATAACCAGATCATCGATATCTGGACCCATACAAACTCCAGACTAACCCAGCAGGTGATGAAAGAAATTTCCCTGGATAAGGGAGGTTTTAACCCGATCTTTATGATGCTCGACTCAGGTGCGAGAGGTTCTAAAGAACAGATCCGCCAGTTGTCAGGCATGAGGGGTCTGATGGCCAAACCACAGAAATCCGGGGCAACAGGAGGTGAAATTATCGAAAACCCGATCTTATCCAACTTCAAAGAAGGATTATCAGTTCTTGAATACTTCATTTCCACCCACGGCGCCCGTAAAGGTCTTGCCGATACAGCTCTTAAAACAGCAGATGCCGGTTACCTGACCCGACGCCTGGTCGATGTTTCGCAGGATGTCATTATTTCGGAAGATGACTGCGGCACCCTCAGGGGAATCACAATCTCTGCCCTAAAAAAGAATGAGGAGACCGTAGAATCCCTTTACGACCGGATCCTTGGCCGGGTTACCCTGCATGATATCTTCCATCCTAATACCGGCGAACTGATTGCAAGGGCAGGCCACCAGCTCACTGAAGACAAATGTAAAATCATCGAAGAATCCCCGATAGAATCGGTCGAGATTCGTTCCGTGCTTACCTGTGAATCCAAGCAGGGTGTTTGCGCAAGATGTTATGGAAGGAACCTCGCTACGGGAAGAATGATCCAGGAGGGCGAGGCAGTTGGTGTTATCGCTGCCCAGTCAATCGGTGAGCCTGGAACACAGCTGACCCTGCGTACTTTCCACGTTGGGGGTACTGCTTCTAACGTTGCGATTATTTCGAAAATTGAAGCTAAATACGATGGTTTCCTCGAAATTGACGAACTCAGGTTTGTAACCTATACCAACAAGGAAGGCAAAAGCTATGATGTGGTGATTGGCCGTTCTGCTGAAATGAGGATCATTGATAAACACACCAAGATTGTCCTTGCTTCTGGTCATATTCCCTATGGAGCTAACCTTTATTTTAAGGAAAACACGGAAGTTAAAAAAGGCAGCCTGATCAGCGACTGGGATCCTTTCAATGCTGTGATCCTTGCCGAAGTTAAAGGCACTATCCAATATGAAAATATCGTTGAAGGGAAAACTTACCGTATTGAATCTGATGAGCAGACCGGTTATGTAGATAAGGTTGTAATAGAACCTCGTCAGAAACTCAAGAATCCGACGATCAATATTGTCTCCGGCGATGGTGAAGTCGTTAAATCTTATGACATCCCAGTTGGAGCACGTATCGTGGTTGAAGACGGACAGGACATCAAAGCGGGTGAGCCGCTGGTAAAAATCCCCAGGGCAATCGGGAAAACCGGTGATATTACTGGTGGTTTGCCCAGAGTTACCGAACTCTTTGAGGCCAGGAACCCATCCGAGCCGGCTGTTGTGGCTGAAATCGACGGTGTGGTTACGATCAGCAAAAAGCTGAAAAGAGGCAACCGTGAGGTGGTCATTACTTCGAAAACCGGAGAAGAGAAACATTATCTCGTCCCAACGACGAAACAGGTCCTTGCCCAGGAAAATGACTATATCCGTGCTGGAACATCCCTTTCCGAAGGTGAGATTTCACCTTCAGATATATTGGCTATCAAAGGTCCGATGAAGGTTCAGGAATATATCGTCAATGAAGTGCAGGAAGTTTACCGTTTGCAGGGTGTGAAGATCAACGACAAGCATTTTGAAGTGATTGTCAGGCAGATGATGAGAAAAGTTGAAGTAGAAGATCCCGGCGATACGAGATTCCTTGAAGGCGAACTGGTCAACAAAACCGATTTCCAGGATGAAAATGATGACGTCTTCGGAAAGAAAGTAGTCATCGATCCGGGTGATTCGCTTACATACCGGGCCGGTCAGATCGTAAGTGCGAGGAAACTGCGCGATGAGAATTCAATGCTGAAACGTAAAGACAAGCGCCTGATTGTTGCCAGGGATGCAAGTCCGGCAACCGGCCTGCAGGTTATCCAGGGTATTACGCGGGCATCATTGCAAACCAATAGCTGGATTTCTGCCGCTTCATTCCAGGAAACCACAAAAGTGCTGACCCAGGCAGCCATCCAGGCCAAGACCGACGAGCTAAAAGGCTTGAAAGAAAATGTCATCGTTGGCCATAAAATCCCCGCCGGGACAGGATTACGGAAATATGAAGATATCATTGTCGGTTCACGCGAAGAATATGAAGAAA
The nucleotide sequence above comes from Bacteroidales bacterium. Encoded proteins:
- the rpoC gene encoding DNA-directed RNA polymerase subunit beta', which translates into the protein MAFRRESNTTIDFNSITISLASPESILERSYGEVLKPETINYRTYKPERDGLFCERIFGPVKDYECHCGKYKRIRYKGIICDRCGVEVTEKKVRRERTGHIQLVVPVAHIWFFRSLPNKIGALLGLPSKKMDSIIYYEKYVVIKPGIKEKDGLKELDFLSEEEYFDIVDNLPADNAHLDDSDPNKFIAKMGAEALFDLLERLDLDKVSYDLRHKANTETSQQRKQEALKRLQVYEAFRDARTRSENRPGWMIMKIVPVIPPELRPLVPLDGGRFATSDLNDLYRRVIIRNNRLKRLIEIKAPDVIMRNEKRMLQEAVDSLLDNSRKVSAVKTESNRPLKSLSDSLKGKQGRFRQNLLGKRVDYSGRSVIVVGPELKLNECGLPKDMAAELFKPFIIRKLLERGIVKTVKSAKKIVDRKDAVVWDILENILKGHPVLLNRAPTLHRLGIQAFQPKLIEGKAIQLHPLVCTAFNADFDGDQMAVHVPLGNAAILEAQILMLASHNILNPANGAPITVPSQDMVLGLYYMTKGRKSTPEYPVKGEGKRFYSPEEVIIAFNENKLDLHANIFVKVEDLVDGQPVNQIVETTTGRVLFNQVVPGEMGYINQLLTKKALRDIIGDILKSTGTKKTSDFLDNIKNLGFIMAFKGGLSFNLGDVIIPEVKESFIEEANQEVDEVLSNYNMGFITNNERYNQIIDIWTHTNSRLTQQVMKEISLDKGGFNPIFMMLDSGARGSKEQIRQLSGMRGLMAKPQKSGATGGEIIENPILSNFKEGLSVLEYFISTHGARKGLADTALKTADAGYLTRRLVDVSQDVIISEDDCGTLRGITISALKKNEETVESLYDRILGRVTLHDIFHPNTGELIARAGHQLTEDKCKIIEESPIESVEIRSVLTCESKQGVCARCYGRNLATGRMIQEGEAVGVIAAQSIGEPGTQLTLRTFHVGGTASNVAIISKIEAKYDGFLEIDELRFVTYTNKEGKSYDVVIGRSAEMRIIDKHTKIVLASGHIPYGANLYFKENTEVKKGSLISDWDPFNAVILAEVKGTIQYENIVEGKTYRIESDEQTGYVDKVVIEPRQKLKNPTINIVSGDGEVVKSYDIPVGARIVVEDGQDIKAGEPLVKIPRAIGKTGDITGGLPRVTELFEARNPSEPAVVAEIDGVVTISKKLKRGNREVVITSKTGEEKHYLVPTTKQVLAQENDYIRAGTSLSEGEISPSDILAIKGPMKVQEYIVNEVQEVYRLQGVKINDKHFEVIVRQMMRKVEVEDPGDTRFLEGELVNKTDFQDENDDVFGKKVVIDPGDSLTYRAGQIVSARKLRDENSMLKRKDKRLIVARDASPATGLQVIQGITRASLQTNSWISAASFQETTKVLTQAAIQAKTDELKGLKENVIVGHKIPAGTGLRKYEDIIVGSREEYEEIMASKEDFDDEPEDEL